A region of Sesamum indicum cultivar Zhongzhi No. 13 linkage group LG7, S_indicum_v1.0, whole genome shotgun sequence DNA encodes the following proteins:
- the LOC105166878 gene encoding INO80 complex subunit D-like has translation MPSATPTAAAAAAASSGLNHNSTFPLSFKTELKPFSQQASEMLDPSSSSSSGPIRIDGSEHDAALSKSEFLTRPEVINRRARRVKQLARIYRDHYWALMEELKLKYREYYWEYGKSPFLDDEENEKMNSNRGDCTGSTAENPGNGNLGINGGSVNSNVASRCGVHGCKAKAMALTRFCHMHILSDAKQKLYKACSFSIKSSTTGPILCGKPILRSTVPSYCPLHFQKAEKHMVRALKKAGLNVSSTSKLAPKFHVIIAEYVRQIQQKRRAAQKANLENAEVVKEENNS, from the exons ATGCCCTCCGCCACCCCCACCGCCGCTGCCGCGGCCGCAGCCTCCAGTGGCCTGAACCATAATTCAACTTTTCCTCTCTCCTTCAAAACCGAACTCAAGCCATTTTCTCAGCAGGCCTCCGAGATGCTAGACCCGTCGTCGTCTTCTTCATCCGGTCCAATCCGCATCGACGGATCCGAACACGACGCCGCACTATCCAAATCCGAGTTCCTGACCCGACCCGAAGTTATAAACCGCCGTGCTCGCAGAGTTAAACAGCTCGCCCGGATTTACCGTGACCACTACTGGGCGTTAATGGAGGAGCTTAAATTGAAGTACAGAGAGTACTATTGGGAGTACGGAAAGAGCCCCTTTCTAGACGATGAGGAGAATGAAAAGATGAATTCGAATCGCGGGGATTGCACTGGGTCAACTGCAGAGAATCCTGGTAATGGGAATTTGGGGATTAATGGTGGGAGTGTTAATAGTAATGTTGCAAGCAGATGTGGGGTCCATGGTTGCAAGGCGAAGGCGATGGCTTTGACTAGATTTTGCCATATGCATATACTGTCTGACGCTAAACAGAAGCTTTATAAGGCTTGCAGTTTCTCCATAAAGag TTCCACTACAGGACCTATACTCTGCGGAAAACCAATACTGAGATCAACTGTTCCTTCCTATTGCCCTCTCCATTTCCAAAAAGCTGAGAAGCATATGGTACGTGCTCTCAAAAAGGCTGGTCTCAACGTCTCCTCAACAAGTAAGCTTGCTCCTAAATTCCATGTCATAATCGCGGAATATGTCCGCCAAATCCAGCAAAAGAGAAGAGCTGCACAAAAGGCAAATCTTGAAAATGCCGAAGTCGTTAAGGAGGAAAACAATTCTTGA